One window of Carassius auratus strain Wakin chromosome 17, ASM336829v1, whole genome shotgun sequence genomic DNA carries:
- the reep3a gene encoding receptor expression-enhancing protein 3a, producing the protein MVSWIISRVIVLLFGTLYPAYYSFKAVKSKNVKEYVRWMMYWIVFALYTVVETITDLSLAWFPVYYELKMAFVFWLLSPYTRGASVLYRKFLHPMLASKEREIDDYIVQARERSYETMVNFGRQGLTIAAAAAVTAAVKGQGAISERLRSFSIPDLTQLPPEQSVFSNPSRRALQPANPSAADSEPDKQAEEGHEEETDGVFSEDEASVQKGLRRSQSVKLTRAKAARKEPRYGSLKLKPRRRQLITSSTFDHP; encoded by the exons ATGGTGTCTTGGATTATATCTAGGGTCATCGT TCTTTTGTTTGGAACGCTGTATCCTGCTTACTACTCTTTTAAAGCCGTCAAATCCAAGAATGTCAAAGAATAT GTGCGATGGATGATGTATTGGATTGTGtttgctctttacacagtggTGGAGACCATCACAGACCTTTCTTTGGCTtg GTTTCCAGTTTACTACGAACTGAAAATGGCTTTTGTCTTTTGGTTGCTGTCTCCCTACACCAGAGGAGCCAGTGTCCTCTACAGGAAGTTCCTACACCCTATGCTGGCATCCAAGGAGAGG GAGATTGATGATTATATCGTTCAGGCCAGAGAGAGGAGTTACGAGACCATGGTGAATTTCGGACGTCAAGGTCTCACGATTGcggctgctgctgctgtcaccgCTGCTGTGAAG GGACAGGGTGCCATCAGTGAACGTCTGAGGAGTTTCAGTATTCCAGACTTGACGCAGTTACCCCCTGAACAATCAGTGTTCTCAAACCCCAGCCGACGGGCCCTCCAGCCTGCTAACCCTAGCGCTGCCGATTCTG AGCCAGATAAACAAGCAGAGGAGGGGCACGAGGAGGAAACAGATGGAGTATTCTCCGAAGACGAGGCGTCAGTGCAAAAGGGTCTGCGAAGATCTCAGAGTGTGAAACTCACCCGTGCCAAAGCTGCACGTAAAGAG CCTCGCTATGGCTCTCTGAAGCTGAAACCCAGAAGGCGGCAGTTGATTACATCATCCACTTTCGACCATCCTTGA